The sequence AATAACAAAACACCTTTTGGTCCAAAAGAATGGAATTGGAAGGGTTTAGATAAAGAAAACGTTACACTACCAAGAGTACTTCAAGCAAACGGATATAAAACTATTCATGTAGGGAAAGCTCATTTTGGACCTTATGGAAGCGAAGGGGAAGACCCTATTAATTTAGGTTTTGATGTAAATATAGCCGGGAGTTCAATTGGTCAACCTGGTAGTTATTACGGTATGGAAGGTTTCGGACATATTGCCGGAAATAAAGCAAGAGCTGTACCCGGTTTAGAAAAATACCATAACAAAGATATTTTCTTAACAGAGGCATTAACCTTAGAAGCAAATGCGGCGATTTCTAAAGCAAAAGAAGAGAAAAAACCTTTCTTTTTATATATGTCACATTATGCTTTACATGCTCCTTTTAATCCTGATCCTAGATTTATAGATAACTATAAAGATGCTGGAATGAATGAGAGAACACAAGCTTATGCATCATTAGTAGAGGGAATGGATAAATCTCTTGGTGATTTAATTGAACATGTAAAAAAATTAGGCTTAGGTGAAAATACAATTATTCTTTTTATGGGAGATAATGGTTCAGATGCACCTATTAAATTAATTGATAATTACGGGAGTTCTACACCATTTAAAGGTAAAAAAGGAAAACATTGGGATGGTGGAATGCGTGTGCCTTTTATTACATCGTGGGTAACTCCAAATCAAAAAAATAAAGGTCAGAGAAAAATACCAATTGGGAGTAATGCAACACAAAATCAAATTGGAACTGTAATAGATGTATTTTCAACGGTGTGTGAAATTTCTTCAACAGAAATGCCGGAACAATATATTACAGATGGTTTTTCTTTAACAACTCAGTTTAATGGGAAAGAGAATAAGAAAAGAACAAATGAGTTTATAAATCATTTTCCACACAAACATAGGTCTAGTTATTTTACTAGTTTTATTGATAACGATTGGAAAATAATTTACCATTATCAAATTAAAAAAGCACCAAAATATGAATTGTACAACATTACCAATGACCCCTTCGAAACAACAAATTTAGCTGCTGACAATCCTTTAAAGCT is a genomic window of Flammeovirga pectinis containing:
- a CDS encoding sulfatase-like hydrolase/transferase, whose product is MLFLLQRLFKLNERHMFARPIYLLILLLLIFTNSNANPPAKKIKTTPPNIIIFLVDDMGLMDTSLPFAVDGNGNAIVHPLNQFYRTPNMEMLATQGTKFTNFYAHSVCSPTRTSLMTGQNSARHKVTNWIKSEENNKTPFGPKEWNWKGLDKENVTLPRVLQANGYKTIHVGKAHFGPYGSEGEDPINLGFDVNIAGSSIGQPGSYYGMEGFGHIAGNKARAVPGLEKYHNKDIFLTEALTLEANAAISKAKEEKKPFFLYMSHYALHAPFNPDPRFIDNYKDAGMNERTQAYASLVEGMDKSLGDLIEHVKKLGLGENTIILFMGDNGSDAPIKLIDNYGSSTPFKGKKGKHWDGGMRVPFITSWVTPNQKNKGQRKIPIGSNATQNQIGTVIDVFSTVCEISSTEMPEQYITDGFSLTTQFNGKENKKRTNEFINHFPHKHRSSYFTSFIDNDWKIIYHYQIKKAPKYELYNITNDPFETTNLAADNPLKLNEMMVKLEIELTQMEALYPEKGEEMLRLIIPQQ